The Opitutaceae bacterium genome window below encodes:
- a CDS encoding WYL domain-containing protein encodes MHRRSFLNFIGLVPLATATCVVANLKATETKPLPIEPWRDGPDTLERWRRAPRQPVWESDQPELSLLIEALRKNQRVQFSYFGGSALGDPRVVTPGHLYTVAGFPGHYLSGYCHLRDAERTFLVARMSEVDTL; translated from the coding sequence ATGCACCGCCGTTCCTTCCTCAACTTCATCGGACTCGTTCCCCTTGCGACGGCGACCTGCGTCGTCGCCAATTTGAAGGCGACCGAAACCAAGCCCCTTCCCATCGAGCCCTGGCGCGACGGCCCCGACACCCTGGAGCGCTGGCGCCGCGCGCCCCGCCAGCCCGTGTGGGAAAGCGATCAACCCGAGCTCTCCCTGCTGATTGAAGCTCTCCGGAAGAACCAGCGCGTGCAATTTTCCTATTTCGGCGGCAGCGCACTCGGCGACCCACGCGTCGTCACGCCCGGCCACCTCTACACCGTCGCCGGTTTCCCCGGCCACTACCTCTCCGGCTACTGCCACCTCCGCGACGCCGAACGCACCTTTCTCGTGGCGAGGATGAGCGAGGTGGATACCCTCTGA
- the cas7u gene encoding type I-U CRISPR-associated protein Cas7, with protein sequence MSTIPTVLTLDILKTAVTDGSTAIRARINYEPAGGNGTKVFPPTYEGGKYALEGHNKDAATASRVLLDSVQAQANRMELALLEAKRRGQISLPVITTRIEGNGLLKQFSVSSLEAPHRIADALLRDSVTKEGVKFRDSEAGKCLDSVDLKNATPLLKYCPTALVLGLWDSTGPRGGLGVKFARALVSELVAHTVQLGKKTSSRIDPAEIRKDSALIYAAPNGGWTLEEKEALKEKGKPVLLGKDGKPSEANHGNVVPSIADGGVIFETAEQTVVLSLTALRRLCFPLEAGKASDAATDDKARTLLAALGLCAAVLAAEQNSDLRSRCQLHATESPVWEILTPGQPSKPDKSAKLYTLNRQQALDLFKVALKEATNAKLPWHEEEIFLQASAQLVELIRRSQALSAKTSAES encoded by the coding sequence ATGAGCACAATTCCCACCGTCCTTACCTTGGACATCCTCAAAACCGCTGTGACCGACGGCTCCACCGCCATTCGAGCCCGCATTAACTACGAGCCTGCGGGTGGCAACGGTACGAAGGTTTTCCCGCCAACCTACGAGGGCGGAAAATACGCCTTGGAAGGGCACAATAAAGACGCTGCCACCGCATCTCGTGTACTGCTTGACTCTGTGCAAGCGCAAGCGAACCGCATGGAACTCGCACTCTTGGAGGCGAAACGTCGCGGCCAGATTTCGCTGCCGGTCATCACTACGAGAATCGAAGGCAACGGGCTCCTGAAGCAGTTCAGCGTTTCGAGTCTTGAGGCACCTCATCGCATCGCCGATGCGTTGCTGCGTGACAGCGTCACCAAGGAAGGCGTGAAGTTCCGAGATTCTGAGGCTGGCAAGTGCTTGGACAGCGTCGATCTCAAGAATGCTACCCCGCTTCTAAAGTACTGCCCCACCGCACTCGTTCTTGGGTTGTGGGACAGCACGGGGCCAAGAGGCGGACTTGGCGTAAAATTTGCCCGTGCTTTGGTCTCGGAGCTAGTAGCGCACACTGTACAGCTTGGAAAGAAAACCAGCAGCCGCATAGATCCTGCGGAAATCAGGAAAGACTCCGCCCTTATCTACGCGGCTCCAAATGGTGGGTGGACCTTGGAGGAGAAAGAAGCGCTTAAGGAAAAGGGTAAACCTGTGCTCTTGGGCAAAGATGGCAAACCATCCGAAGCCAACCACGGCAACGTCGTGCCGTCTATCGCTGACGGTGGCGTCATCTTTGAGACAGCCGAGCAAACGGTCGTGCTGTCTCTCACCGCACTCCGTCGACTTTGCTTTCCACTCGAAGCTGGCAAAGCTTCCGATGCAGCTACCGACGACAAGGCCCGCACGCTTCTAGCAGCGCTCGGTCTCTGTGCCGCTGTTCTTGCTGCCGAGCAGAACTCCGACCTCAGGTCTCGTTGCCAGCTTCATGCCACAGAATCGCCAGTGTGGGAGATTCTCACACCGGGCCAGCCGAGCAAACCCGACAAATCTGCCAAGTTATACACATTGAATCGGCAGCAAGCCTTGGATCTCTTCAAAGTAGCTCTCAAAGAGGCCACCAACGCGAAGCTCCCTTGGCATGAAGAAGAAATCTTTCTCCAGGCCTCTGCCCAACTCGTTGAACTCATCCGCCGCAGTCAGGCTCTCTCTGCAAAAACCTCTGCCGAATCATGA